The Ketogulonicigenium robustum nucleotide sequence GCCCTGCACGACCCACTACATCAGCCGCGAGGATGCCCGCGCGCTGGTGGCTGCTGCGCCTGCCAGTGCAGTGCGCGATTTTTCCTCGGCGCTGCTGGAACATGCATGCAAGACCGACGAATTCTACGGCGGGAACGGCAAGTTCAAATACGTTGACCCCTTTGCCATCGCCGTCGTGCTCGACCTTAGCATCGTCACCAAAACCGTGACAGCCAGCGTCGATGTCGCGCTGGCCCCCGGTATCACGCGCGGGATGACTTTGGTCGACCCGTCGGGACGCCTTGGAACGCCCAAGATCACGCTGGTCGAAGAAGCCAGCATCGAACGGCTGACCGCCCTCTATGCCGCGTCGATCGCGTATCACGCGTAACCCCAACAGGAGAGTGTAAAGACATGTCGACCCTTATTACCCGTCGTGGGTTGGGCCAGCTGCTGCTGGCCACGACCGCCGTGGCTGGTTTTGTCGGCGCCGCCAGTGCGCAGGCCAAGACCCGCGTGGCGTTCGTGGTGCACGGCCAGCTTGGCGACAAAAGCTTCCTTGATTCTGCCGCCGCCGGCCTGAACCGTGCAGCCGAAAGCATGCCGATTGAGGCAACGGTGATCGAGCCAGGCAACGACCGCGCCCGGTGGGAGCCTGCGCTGGCCGATGCCTGCGACCAAGGCTACGACATCATCGTCGTCGGCACGTGGGAAATGACCGGTTTTGTCGTCGCGCTGGCCCCCGAATTCCCGGACACCAAGTTCATCATCTTTGATGACGCGCCCGATTTCGCGGCGAACAACCTGCCGAACGTGATTGCCATCACTTACCGCACATCGACGGCGGCGTTCTTGGCGGGTTATGCCGCCGCCAAGGTCAGCCAGACCGGCAAAATCGGCGAGATTTTCGGCGTCGAAGGCGCGACGATCTTGGAATTCGCGGTCGGGTTCGAACAGGGCGCACGCCTTGCCAATCCGGATGTAGAATTGATCCGCGCCGTGGCTGGTAGCTTTACCGACCCCGCCAAGGGCAAGGAGTTGGCGCTGACCCAATTTGCCCAAGGCGCGGATATCGTCTTCCCGATCGCGGGCGGCACCGGCATTGGTGCGCTGCAAGCGGCGCGTGACGAAGGCAAGCTGGCCGTGGGCGTCGACAGTGACCAAGCCCTGATTTTCGAGGCCACGGACGAAGCCCAAGCCAAGGCGATCTTCACCTCGGTCGAGAAGAAGGTCGGCGATTCGATCTATCTGGTGCTGGAACAGACGCTGGCGGGGACTGCGCCCTATGGCAGCATCGTCGTGCTGGGGCTGCAAGAAGGCGCGGTCGGCATCTCGAAGAACGCCTATTACGAGGCGAGCGTGCCTGCCGAGGTTCGCGCCGAGGTCGACGCGCTAGAGGCTCAGATCATCGCGGGCGAGATCACTGTCGAAACGATGATGTAATCCAAATTGCCGCGCCCGCCCGACAAGGGCGGACGCGGTTTTTCTTTGAAGATGGAAGAACACCCGATGCAACCAGTCATCGAGGCAATCGACATCCGCAGGGTCTACCCTGGCGGCACTGTGGCGAATGACGGCGTCAACTTGCGCGTTATGCCCGGCGAGGTTCATGCCGTAGTGGGCGAGAATGGTGCTGGCAAATCGACGCTGATGAAGATCCTGTTCGGCACGGAAAAGCCCGATGGCGGCAACCTGTCGATTTTTGGCCAGCAGGTGGCGTTTGCAGGCCCGCGCGATGCGATTGATATGGGCATCGGCATGGTATTCCAGCACTTTTCGCTGGTGCCGTCTTTTACCGTTTACGAAAATGTGGTGCTTGGCTCGGAACCCAAAAATGGGATCAAATTCGACCGCGCCACCGCCATCGCCCGCGTGCGCGAGCTTTCGCAGCGTTTCCGCCTGAATGTCGACCCCGAGGCGCGCGTCGATACGCTGCCCGTGGGCCAGCAGCAGCGCGTCGAGATTCTGAAATCGCTCTACCGTGACGCCAAAATCCTGATTTTGGACGAGCCGACCGCGGTTCTGGCCCCGCAAGAGGTCGAGGAATTGTTCGCCGCCGTGCGTGCGCTGGTGGCGCAGGGGCGCACTGTTATTTTCATCGCGCATAAACTGCCCGAGGTTCTGGCGATTTCCGACAGCATCACCGTGATGCGCGCGGGCCGCACCGTGGGGCAGGTCAAGGCGGCTGATGTGACCGAAGACAGCCTTGCCACGATGATGGTCGGGCGCGAGGTGCAGCTGCGCGTGCCGCGCGCGGCGCATATTGGCGATGTGGTCTGCACCGTCGATGCGCTGGATCTGGTGTCCGAAAAAGGCACGCCGATCACGACGGGGCTGTCGCTATCCGTCCGCGCGGGCGAGATTTTGGGCCTTGTCGGTGTGGAAGGCAACGGTCAGGCCGAGGTGCTGGAAGCTATCGCCGGGCTGCGCGCCTCAGCGGGCGGGCGCATTACCTTGGCGGGGCAGGTGCTGGACGGGCAGTCGGTGCTGCAGCGGCGCGCCAGCGGTGTCGCCTCGATCCCCGAAGACCGTCTGGCCGAGGGGTTGGCCCCGCAATCGACCATCGCTGAAAACCTGATCGCGACGCGTCTGCAGGACGACCGTTTTGTCCGCCGCGGCTTGCTGGATCTAAAAGCGATGCGTGCCAATGCGGTGGCGGCGATCCAGCATTTCGCGATTCGTGCGGGCGGTCCGGATTTTACCGCAAACACCTTGTCGGGCGGCAATATGCAAAAGGTGGTCGTCGCGCGCGAGTTGGCGCGCCAACCGGCGTTGCTGCTGGTCAACCAGCCGACACGAGGCGTCGATCTGGGCGCGACGCAATTCATCTGGGAACGTCTGACCGAGGCGCGCGACGGCGGCGCTGCCGTCTTGCTGGTGTCCGCCGATTTGTCGGAACTGATGGCGCTGTCCGACCGGCTGGTCGTGTTCTATCGCGGACAGATCGTCGCGGCTTTTGTCAATTCCGATGCGCTGACCGCCGAGGAATTGGGCCGATACATGCTGGGCCTTGCCACCCAAACACCAGAACAAGTCGCTGCGGGGATGCAATGACGACCATGACCGGAAAGCCCGACCGTTTGGGTACCTTCGCGCGCGAGGCTGGCCGCGCTATCGGCGCCTTGTTGATTGCGCTGGTCGTCGCGCTGCTGATTATTATCGCCACATCGGCCGACCCGATGAATGCGTTTTCGCAACTGTTGACCGCACCGCTGACATCGAAACGCACCATCGGTTATTGGATGGACGACGTGGCCAAACTGACGCTGACGGGCCTTGCCTTCAGCCTTGTTTTTCAGGCGCGGCAGTTTTCGATGGGCGTGCAAGGGCAAGTCTATGTCGGGGGGTTGTTCGCCGCGCTGGTGGCCCTGTCGCCAGCGGGTGCAACGCCGCTGGCGATACCGCTGTGCCTGATCGCGGGCATGGTGGGCGGGGCGGCCTATGGCTTTTTGCCGGGCTATGCCAAGGCCAAGTTCGGCGCGAACGAGATCGTCTCCTCGCTAATGCTGAACTACATCGCCATCAAGGTCGTCAACTGGATCACGCGCGCCCATCTGGCCCCGCCCAACAGCGGCCAGTTGATGTCGCCGCCGTTCCCGCCTGAGGCTGTCTTCCCCGCACTTGTCGCCAACACGCGGCTGGATCTGGGAATCGTGGTCGCGCTGGTGATGACGGTTGTTGTGTGGTTCATCCTCTATCGCACGCGGTGGGGGCTCAAGCTGCGATTGGTGGGCGACAACCCGACCTTTGCCGAATATGCCGGCATTCGCGCCAATGCGGTGATGATCGCGGCGATGACGGCGGCGGGCGCTGTTGGCGGGCTGCTGGGGGCCGTGTTTGTGCAGGGCCGGGCCTACGGCAAGATCGCCGAAAACTTCGACGGCAATCTGGCGTTCGAGGGGATTTTGATCGCCATCGTCGCCAAGAATCGCCCACTTGCCGTGCCGCTTGTTGCGCTGGCCTATGGCTACCTACGCCAAGGGGCGCAGCTGATGGGGAACCGCACCGACGTTCCGAACGAGATGATCTCGGTCGTGCAGGCGTTGGTCATTTTGCTGGTTGCCTCCAGCTTTACGGTGCCGGGGCGCAAGGCGCTGGGCCGCATCTTTAAACGTCGGGGGGCCGTACAATGATGGACGTGCTGGAAGCCGTATTTTCGGTCACCTTCCTGGCGATGGTGATCCGCCAGATGACGCCGCTGTTGCTGGCCACGTTGGGCGGGTTGATATCCGACCTGTCGGGGGCGCTGAACGTCGCGCTCGAGGGGATGATGCTAATCTCGGCGCTGACGGCGGTGCTCGTTTCGGTGCACTACCCGTGGTACGTTGCGGTGCTGGCGGCGATGACGGCAGGGTCGGCGCTGGGGCTGCTGATGGCGTTTTTCCACCTGCGGATGCGCGCCGACATTATTCTGGTCGGTTTTGCGGTGAACATCGTGGCGACGGGCGGCACCGTATTCGCGCTGTCGCTGGCCACGGGTGGCGACAAGGGCACGTCGATCAACCTTGTGTCCAAGGCGGTTCCTGCAGTGAATTTGCCCTTCCTGAAAGGCGTGCCGGGGATTGGTGATTTGCTGTTCCGGCTGCTGTCGGGGCATTCGCTGCTCACTTGGTTTGCCTTTGTGGCCGTCTTTGGCCTGTGGTTCTTCCTGTATCGTATGCGCGGCGGTCTGTGGCTGCGGGCGGTGGGCGAATACCCTGCCGCGCCCGCCGCTGCGGGGATCAAAGTTGATGTCGTTCGCATGTGGGCGCTGGTGGCTTCGGGGGCGTTTACAGGGCTGGCTGGCGCGCAGCTGGCGATGTTCAACTATGTGGGCTTTACGCGCGACATGACGGCAGGGCGCGGGTTTATCGCTCTGGGCGCGGTGCTGCTGGGCGCGCGTCACCCGATTGGCGCGCTGCTGGCCGCGCTGCTGTTTGGTGTGTTCGACGCGCTATCGTTCGTGATTGCGACGCGCGCGCAGAACTTCCCGGCGGAACTGATCCAAGCGATTCCCTTTGTTGTGACGATTATCGCGCTGATCCTGTTTTCGTGGCGGGCACAGCGGGCCAAGGCGCTGCGCGGTGCCTGACGCGCTGACCATCAGCCCGCTGCCCAGCGTGCCGCAATTCGCCGATGTGGTGGCTGCGCGCGCGTGGGCGGCGTGGTGGCAAGATAGCGAGGTGACGCTTGCCGATTACCGCGCGCGGCTGGAGGAGGTGTTTACTGCCCCCAGCCTTCCCGCCGCTTGGGTCGCCCATCGCGGTGATGTGTATTGCGGGTCGGTGTTGCTGATCGACGATGACTTGGACAGCCGCCCCGATCTGACGCCATGGATTGCCGCATTATGGGTGGAACCTGCCGCGCGCGGGGCAGGCGTGGCGATGCAGCTGCAGGCGATTGCCCGCGCCGCTGCGGCGCAAATGGGGTTTGAGCGGGTCTTTCTGACAGCGGCCCCCAGCGTCGCGCCGTACTACCATCAGCGCGGCTATATCCTGCACGAGGCGGGGGTCGAGGGGCTGGATATTTTCAGCCACCCCGTACCCTAAACCTGCGCTTTACGGTATGATCCGCGTGTATTTGGTGCCCTCGATCGTGGCGCCGACGCGCAGCCCCGATTGGGCAAAGACGACGGCAATTACAGGGGCCATCGAAGTGGTCGTCTCGGCCCGCAGCATGTCGCCATTGGCGGCGATGGCGTAGTCGATATCGGCCCCCGCCGCCCAGCCATAGCTGGTACGGAACTGGCCTAGCGATTCTTGCGACATGAAGAACAGCACGTGGCTGTACTGCTGCGCGCCGATTTGGAAACCCGCGCTGGCCGAGGCCGCCGAATAGTAATCCACCGTCACTTGTTGAATGCGCAGCGCGCCGCGCCCGTATGATCCGCCAAGGCCAAGGCCGACCTCGGTCATCACGGGCATCACCAGCATACCGGCAGCGCGGTTCATCAGGTCTTGGGTGCCGGGGTAGGCTTGCAGCATATGGGCGACCGTGCTGTCGGCGCGGGCGTCAATCTCAGCAGCGCCGCCGCTGCCGATTCCGTTGTTGCAGGCGGCTGTCAGTCCCGTTGCGGTCAGGCCGAATG carries:
- a CDS encoding BMP family lipoprotein → MSTLITRRGLGQLLLATTAVAGFVGAASAQAKTRVAFVVHGQLGDKSFLDSAAAGLNRAAESMPIEATVIEPGNDRARWEPALADACDQGYDIIVVGTWEMTGFVVALAPEFPDTKFIIFDDAPDFAANNLPNVIAITYRTSTAAFLAGYAAAKVSQTGKIGEIFGVEGATILEFAVGFEQGARLANPDVELIRAVAGSFTDPAKGKELALTQFAQGADIVFPIAGGTGIGALQAARDEGKLAVGVDSDQALIFEATDEAQAKAIFTSVEKKVGDSIYLVLEQTLAGTAPYGSIVVLGLQEGAVGISKNAYYEASVPAEVRAEVDALEAQIIAGEITVETMM
- a CDS encoding ABC transporter ATP-binding protein, coding for MQPVIEAIDIRRVYPGGTVANDGVNLRVMPGEVHAVVGENGAGKSTLMKILFGTEKPDGGNLSIFGQQVAFAGPRDAIDMGIGMVFQHFSLVPSFTVYENVVLGSEPKNGIKFDRATAIARVRELSQRFRLNVDPEARVDTLPVGQQQRVEILKSLYRDAKILILDEPTAVLAPQEVEELFAAVRALVAQGRTVIFIAHKLPEVLAISDSITVMRAGRTVGQVKAADVTEDSLATMMVGREVQLRVPRAAHIGDVVCTVDALDLVSEKGTPITTGLSLSVRAGEILGLVGVEGNGQAEVLEAIAGLRASAGGRITLAGQVLDGQSVLQRRASGVASIPEDRLAEGLAPQSTIAENLIATRLQDDRFVRRGLLDLKAMRANAVAAIQHFAIRAGGPDFTANTLSGGNMQKVVVARELARQPALLLVNQPTRGVDLGATQFIWERLTEARDGGAAVLLVSADLSELMALSDRLVVFYRGQIVAAFVNSDALTAEELGRYMLGLATQTPEQVAAGMQ
- a CDS encoding ABC transporter permease, with the protein product MTTMTGKPDRLGTFAREAGRAIGALLIALVVALLIIIATSADPMNAFSQLLTAPLTSKRTIGYWMDDVAKLTLTGLAFSLVFQARQFSMGVQGQVYVGGLFAALVALSPAGATPLAIPLCLIAGMVGGAAYGFLPGYAKAKFGANEIVSSLMLNYIAIKVVNWITRAHLAPPNSGQLMSPPFPPEAVFPALVANTRLDLGIVVALVMTVVVWFILYRTRWGLKLRLVGDNPTFAEYAGIRANAVMIAAMTAAGAVGGLLGAVFVQGRAYGKIAENFDGNLAFEGILIAIVAKNRPLAVPLVALAYGYLRQGAQLMGNRTDVPNEMISVVQALVILLVASSFTVPGRKALGRIFKRRGAVQ
- a CDS encoding ABC transporter permease, which encodes MMDVLEAVFSVTFLAMVIRQMTPLLLATLGGLISDLSGALNVALEGMMLISALTAVLVSVHYPWYVAVLAAMTAGSALGLLMAFFHLRMRADIILVGFAVNIVATGGTVFALSLATGGDKGTSINLVSKAVPAVNLPFLKGVPGIGDLLFRLLSGHSLLTWFAFVAVFGLWFFLYRMRGGLWLRAVGEYPAAPAAAGIKVDVVRMWALVASGAFTGLAGAQLAMFNYVGFTRDMTAGRGFIALGAVLLGARHPIGALLAALLFGVFDALSFVIATRAQNFPAELIQAIPFVVTIIALILFSWRAQRAKALRGA
- a CDS encoding GNAT family N-acetyltransferase encodes the protein MPDALTISPLPSVPQFADVVAARAWAAWWQDSEVTLADYRARLEEVFTAPSLPAAWVAHRGDVYCGSVLLIDDDLDSRPDLTPWIAALWVEPAARGAGVAMQLQAIARAAAAQMGFERVFLTAAPSVAPYYHQRGYILHEAGVEGLDIFSHPVP
- a CDS encoding YSC84-related protein — protein: MTQLTRRGLTLGLGAFGLTATGLTAACNNGIGSGGAAEIDARADSTVAHMLQAYPGTQDLMNRAAGMLVMPVMTEVGLGLGGSYGRGALRIQQVTVDYYSAASASAGFQIGAQQYSHVLFFMSQESLGQFRTSYGWAAGADIDYAIAANGDMLRAETTTSMAPVIAVVFAQSGLRVGATIEGTKYTRIIP